The DNA segment TGGACCGGACGTGCCGGCCGGCGCGGGCACGGCGGAAGTGCCGGCCGGCGCGGGCACGGCGGAAGCGCCCGTCGATCCAGCCCCGGTTTCGCCGGCTCCGAGCGAGAGTTCGGGCCGCGGCGCTGCCGGAGCCGAAGCGGAGATCGCGGCGCTCCAGTCCAAGCTCAAGCGGAAGCTCGTCGAGTTCCGGAACCTCTTCGAGATCACGCGCGCGCTGAATCTCGCGCTCGATCTCGACGAGACCTTGAATCTCTTCAGCCTGAGCGTGATGGGCCAGTTCGGCGTGGAGCGGCTCGCGGTCTTCCTGCCGGAGAACCGGCGTCCGGAGATCCTCGTACCGCGGCAAGTGCGCGGCTTCGCGCAGGAGCACTTCAAGGAGTTCACCATCCCGGCGTCTCGGTTCGCCGCCGTGTCGCCGGACGACACCTTCGTCACGCTGGCGGACCTTCGCGAGGCCGAAGGCGGCGAGAGCCTCGAGGCGCTCCGCGCGTCCGGCTTCGAGTGGATCGTGCTCCTCCGCGTGCGGCGGGACCTGGAGGGGCTCGTGTTCCTCGGGGGCCGTGGCTCGCGGCGCGGGTTCCAGGAGGACGAGCGGGATCTCCTGAGCACGCTCTCGAACCAGGCGGCCGTGGCGATCGCCAACGCGCGCCACCATCGCGCGGTCGAGGACCGGAACCTGGGCCTGGTGCGCGGGATGATGTCGCTCGTGGAGAGCCGGGACGTCTACGCCCGCGGGACGACCGAGCGCGTCGTCCGGTACGTGAGCGCGACCGCGAAGCTCCTCCACGTGCCGAAGGCGTCGCTCAAGTCGCTCATCTACGGAGCCGTGCTGCGCGACATCGGCATGATCACGGTGAGCCATCTGATCCTGAAGAACCCGGCGCACCTCTCGGACGACGAGTGGGCGCTCATCAAGCAGCATCCCGTGCGCGGGGCGAAGATCGTCGAGGAGATGGACCTGCCCAAGGAGGTCGTCGACGTGGTGCGGCACCATCACGAGCGGTGGGGCGGCGAGGGATATCCGTCCGGGCTTCGCGGGACCGAGATCCCGCTCGGCGCGCGGATCGTGTCGCTGGTGGACTCCTACGTGGCCATGACGGCGGACCGGCCCTACCGCCGCGCGCTTCCCTTCGACAAGGCGCGGCAGGTGATCGCCGAGAACTGGGGCACGCCCTTCGATCCCTCGGTCGTCGACGCGTTCCTGGAGGTGCTGGACAAGATCGAGCGCCGCTCGCGCCAGCGGCAATCCGGAGTCGTGCCTTCGAGCCCTTCCCCCGCAGCCCCGCCGGAGGAGCGCGACACGCTTCCTCCGGACGAGGCCGTTCCCCTGGAGAGCCACCCGTGACCTTCGAGAGCGTCGGACCTACCGTGGAGCAGGGAGCCGCCAAGGCGAAGCGCAGCATCCTCGTGATCGATGATGACCGGCGGGTGCTGGAGCTGCTCCAGATCTCCCTCGCGCAGAACGGATTTCGCGTGCTCACCGCGGCCACCGGCGAGGAGGGCCTCGAGCTGGTGCGGAAGGACGCGCCGGATCTGGTGATCCTGGATCTCCGGCTCCCGAAGAAGACGGGCTTCGAGGTCTGCGCGTCCTTGAAGAGCACCAAGGATACGGCCCAGATCCCGGTGATCATGGTCTCGGCCAGCGCGGAGGTGGACTCGAGGCTCCAAGGGCTCATGCACGGCGCGGACGACTACCTGACGAAGCCCTTCTCGCCGAAGGAGCTCCTGATCAAGGTGCGGCGCATCTTCGAGCGCATGGAGCGCACCGAGATCCTCGCGAGCAAGAACCG comes from the Candidatus Eisenbacteria bacterium genome and includes:
- a CDS encoding HD domain-containing phosphohydrolase, whose translation is MKSLHIERVGSRDRFRFRLEGIIDPAGARSLDRLLFECQARGARAVQLDFQKVTSICTLGTAVLARQGKVYEETERTIQVTGLAPQIRIALVEAEAVVYESNAPEAPAGADGPDVPAGAGTAEVPAGAGTAEAPVDPAPVSPAPSESSGRGAAGAEAEIAALQSKLKRKLVEFRNLFEITRALNLALDLDETLNLFSLSVMGQFGVERLAVFLPENRRPEILVPRQVRGFAQEHFKEFTIPASRFAAVSPDDTFVTLADLREAEGGESLEALRASGFEWIVLLRVRRDLEGLVFLGGRGSRRGFQEDERDLLSTLSNQAAVAIANARHHRAVEDRNLGLVRGMMSLVESRDVYARGTTERVVRYVSATAKLLHVPKASLKSLIYGAVLRDIGMITVSHLILKNPAHLSDDEWALIKQHPVRGAKIVEEMDLPKEVVDVVRHHHERWGGEGYPSGLRGTEIPLGARIVSLVDSYVAMTADRPYRRALPFDKARQVIAENWGTPFDPSVVDAFLEVLDKIERRSRQRQSGVVPSSPSPAAPPEERDTLPPDEAVPLESHP